In Haliscomenobacter hydrossis DSM 1100, the DNA window CGACCAATTTCGGTAAGTGTTTTGGATGCGGATGGAGGTCTGTACACAGGTGGGCTTGCCTTTAGTTCTGGCACACAGATCCAGTTGGCGGGTGTGTACCGGGGGCAAGGTGCCTTGGAGTCTTTAGCTTTGCCTGCGACCAGTTCCTATGATTTTTTTACGGCAGATTTCTCCACTTTGGTTACCGGGATTCCCCATGTTTTGGTGGATGATCCGACATTTAAGCTATTTCCGACGCCCACCGCTGGCCATTTAACCATTAATTCGGAGGAAAAAGAACCTTATACGCTGGATTTGATCGATGCTTTTGGACGGCAACTGCTGCGACTAAACGGAAGTCCACAGTCCATCGATTTATCCACGCAGGCTCCGGGCATGTACTTTTTACAAATCAAAAGAAAAAATACCTGGTCAATTTATAAAGTGATAAAAAAGTAAATCCGATATCAAAACCGCGGACTGAGGGAATTATTTGGCCAAAGACAGGGTTCAAACATATAATGTGCACTGATTTCAAAGCTGGAAAAACCACTTTTTTTCGCGCAACTCCCATTCCGAAAAATGTGTTTTTTGCTCAAACTATGAATTCGAACTTGGGCACCCTCCCCCGAACCCCCAAACCCAAAACATAACCGCTATGTCCGCCACCACCACATCCTCTGTACCAGAAAACATTTTCTCCCAACGCCGCCGCATCATCGCTTCAGTATTGGTGTTGATTGCTGCCCTTTGTTTTTCGGCCAAGGCCGTTTTGGTCAAATTGGCTTACCGCTACGAAATCGACAGCATTTCCCTGCTCACCCTGCGCATGGTGTTTTCGCTGCCGTTTTTTCTGGCCATTGCGATCTGGGCAAAAAACCGGGCAGTAAAAGAAAACCGCCACATCATTCTCAGCCGCCGCGAGTGGTTTTACATTTTTATCCTGGGTTTATCGGGCTATTACCTGGCCAGTATGCTCGACTTCATCGGTTTGGCCTACATCACCGCAGGGCTTGAGCGCCTGATTTTGTTTTTGTACCCGACCATGGTACTGGGCATGAACGTTCTTTTTTTCAAAAAAACAGTGACCCGGGTTCAGTGGATTGCCCTGGCGCTGACGTACGGCGGAGTCGCCTTGGCTTTGCTCGATCGTACGCAATTGGGTGTGGGTAGCAATGTTCCATTGGGCGCAATCCTGATTTTTTTTAGCGGATTTACCTATGCTATTTATCTGGTGGGTAGCGGGCAGTACATTGCCAAAGTTGGCTCGCTGCGCTATACCTGTCTGGCCATGATTGCCGCCAGTATTGGTGTGATCGCACAGCATGGGATCATTTATCAATGGGATTTGTGGCATTATCCATTGCAGGTTTACACCTTGTCCATCATCATGGCTATTTTTTCAACGGTATTGCCTACGTTCATGATGAGTGAGGCGATTCGCATCATCGGCTCCGGAAATGTGGCCATCATTGGTAGCATTGGCCCGGTGGTTACCATCATTCTGGGCTACTTCCTGCTCGGCGAATCTTTTGGCATCTGGCAATTGTTAGGCACAATTTTGGTGATTATTGGGGTGCTGCGGATTAGTTTGAAGTAGAGTTGTGGTACTTTTGTTCAACCTTAAGTATACATCATGGAATTGAACTATAAATCACTCGGCCAAGGCGAACCCCTCATCATCCTACACGGACTATTTGGAACACTGGACAACTGGCAAACCCTAGCCAAATCCTGGGCCGAACATTACCTGGTGTACCTCGTCGACTTGCGCAACCACGGACGCTC includes these proteins:
- a CDS encoding DMT family transporter codes for the protein MSATTTSSVPENIFSQRRRIIASVLVLIAALCFSAKAVLVKLAYRYEIDSISLLTLRMVFSLPFFLAIAIWAKNRAVKENRHIILSRREWFYIFILGLSGYYLASMLDFIGLAYITAGLERLILFLYPTMVLGMNVLFFKKTVTRVQWIALALTYGGVALALLDRTQLGVGSNVPLGAILIFFSGFTYAIYLVGSGQYIAKVGSLRYTCLAMIAASIGVIAQHGIIYQWDLWHYPLQVYTLSIIMAIFSTVLPTFMMSEAIRIIGSGNVAIIGSIGPVVTIILGYFLLGESFGIWQLLGTILVIIGVLRISLK